A stretch of Borrelia turcica IST7 DNA encodes these proteins:
- a CDS encoding NAD(P)H-dependent glycerol-3-phosphate dehydrogenase, with amino-acid sequence MKISIIGAGAWGTAVAKVLADKGKDNVLIWSFEEDVKDSINNEHENVKYLKGIKLPDNLVATSDLRDAVSLSDYVFIATPSLYTLGVFKSLDSIITGRKPGLAILTKGFITIDGKPCPIVEVAESILGEYRDKITYIAGPSHAEEVGLGVITGLMVASKSREAASAFMNLFASTSISVFYSDDVLGVQIASALKNIFAIAFGILDEYKSKNPNLIGNNTESFLFSVSLNDMKNIAFKVGDCSEKTFLFLAGSGDLDVTCRSIFGRNRRFGRELVSKGILSNFEGIDDLISNIHKIGYLPEGVVAAREVSLLLGNDLGKQGLAGVVYKILNKEASPDAVIEYIKNFKY; translated from the coding sequence ATGAAGATATCGATAATTGGAGCAGGAGCTTGGGGAACAGCTGTTGCTAAGGTGTTGGCGGATAAGGGTAAAGATAATGTTTTAATATGGTCTTTTGAAGAAGATGTTAAAGATAGTATTAATAATGAACATGAAAATGTTAAATATTTAAAGGGAATTAAATTACCAGATAATTTGGTTGCAACTTCTGATTTAAGAGATGCTGTGAGTTTATCTGACTATGTTTTTATTGCAACTCCTTCTCTTTATACTTTGGGAGTCTTTAAGAGTTTAGATAGTATTATTACTGGTAGAAAACCTGGTTTGGCAATACTTACTAAGGGTTTTATCACTATTGATGGTAAACCTTGTCCTATTGTAGAGGTTGCAGAGAGTATTTTGGGTGAATATAGGGATAAGATTACTTATATTGCGGGTCCAAGTCATGCTGAGGAAGTTGGTCTTGGTGTGATTACAGGACTTATGGTTGCTAGTAAAAGCAGGGAGGCTGCTTCTGCTTTTATGAATTTGTTTGCTAGTACTTCCATTTCTGTTTTTTATAGTGATGATGTTTTGGGTGTTCAGATAGCATCAGCTTTGAAAAATATATTTGCAATTGCATTTGGGATTTTGGACGAGTATAAAAGTAAAAATCCAAATTTGATAGGAAACAACACAGAGTCTTTTTTATTTTCAGTTTCTTTAAATGATATGAAAAACATTGCATTTAAGGTTGGTGATTGCAGTGAGAAGACGTTTTTATTTTTAGCTGGTTCTGGAGATTTGGATGTTACTTGTAGAAGTATTTTTGGAAGAAATAGACGATTTGGCCGTGAACTTGTTAGTAAGGGTATTTTAAGTAATTTTGAAGGTATAGATGACTTAATAAGTAATATACATAAAATTGGTTATCTTCCAGAGGGAGTAGTTGCTGCTAGGGAAGTGTCTTTGCTTTTAGGGAATGATTTGGGTAAGCAAGGTTTAGCAGGCGTTGTTTATAAAATATTGAATAAGGAAGCAAGTCCTGATGCTGTTATTGAGTATATAAAAAATTTTAAATATTAG
- a CDS encoding aminopeptidase, with protein MKKQNPWISLKEEEKHKILEFSEKYKYFLSTIKTERESIHYAIQKAKEKGFTCSCEKQELKPGDKIFYTCRDKNVALVFVGKEPIENGMNFIVSHTDSPRLDAKPSPIAEENEFALIKTNYYGGIKKYQWLSIPLSIRGVVFLKNEDKVEINIGDDKNDPVFVIPDILPHLDKKVQRDKKSEEIIEGENLKIIIGSLPIETKEKDKVKLAILDLINKKYKIEEEDFVSAEIEIVPAGEAKDVGFDRALIGGYGQDDRVCVYTSLEAILSLEETPNKTAVCFLVDKEEIGSTGSTGLNSRYLEFFVSDILFKLEGNKYNDLLVQKALWNSKSISADVCGAINPLFKSVHDEQNAPKIGYGIPIMKYTGHGGKSMASDADAELVFYIRNLLNKNNIAWQVATLGKVEEGGGGTVAKFLAHYGIRTIDMGPGVISMHSPFEITSKFDVYTSYMAYKAFFQG; from the coding sequence ATGAAAAAACAAAACCCTTGGATTTCTTTAAAAGAAGAAGAAAAACATAAAATTTTAGAATTTTCAGAAAAATATAAGTATTTTTTAAGCACTATCAAAACCGAAAGAGAATCTATCCATTATGCTATACAAAAGGCTAAAGAAAAAGGTTTCACCTGTTCATGTGAAAAGCAAGAATTAAAACCCGGAGACAAAATCTTTTACACATGTCGAGATAAAAATGTTGCTCTTGTTTTTGTTGGGAAGGAACCTATTGAGAATGGAATGAACTTCATTGTATCTCACACAGATTCACCAAGACTTGACGCAAAACCATCACCAATTGCAGAAGAAAATGAATTTGCATTAATTAAAACAAATTACTACGGAGGAATCAAAAAATATCAATGGCTATCTATTCCTCTATCAATACGAGGAGTAGTCTTTTTGAAAAACGAAGATAAAGTAGAAATTAATATCGGAGACGACAAGAATGATCCCGTATTTGTAATTCCTGACATATTGCCACATCTTGACAAAAAAGTACAAAGGGACAAAAAATCCGAAGAAATTATTGAAGGTGAAAATTTAAAAATAATAATCGGAAGTCTACCTATTGAAACTAAAGAAAAAGATAAGGTAAAGCTTGCTATTCTTGATTTAATAAATAAAAAATACAAAATAGAAGAAGAAGATTTTGTCTCAGCAGAAATAGAAATAGTACCAGCAGGAGAAGCAAAGGATGTAGGATTTGATAGAGCACTTATTGGTGGTTATGGTCAAGATGACAGAGTTTGTGTCTACACTTCACTAGAGGCTATTTTAAGCTTAGAAGAGACTCCAAACAAAACTGCTGTATGCTTTTTAGTTGATAAAGAAGAGATTGGATCAACTGGTTCAACTGGTTTAAATTCAAGATATCTTGAATTCTTTGTATCAGACATATTATTCAAACTTGAAGGTAATAAATATAATGATCTTCTTGTTCAAAAGGCACTATGGAACTCAAAAAGCATATCCGCTGATGTTTGTGGTGCAATTAATCCCTTATTTAAATCTGTTCATGATGAACAAAACGCACCTAAGATAGGATATGGAATACCCATTATGAAATATACAGGACATGGGGGTAAGTCCATGGCCAGCGATGCCGATGCTGAACTTGTCTTTTATATTAGAAATTTGCTAAACAAGAATAACATAGCTTGGCAAGTAGCTACACTTGGTAAAGTAGAAGAAGGAGGCGGTGGCACTGTTGCAAAATTTTTAGCTCATTATGGCATAAGAACAATAGACATGGGGCCTGGTGTAATTAGTATGCACTCACCATTTGAAATAACTTCTAAATTTGATGTATACACTTCCTATATGGCATATAAGGCATTTTTTCAAGGATAA
- a CDS encoding glycine--tRNA ligase — translation MTRIEDIIALAKRKGFVFQSSEVYGGLSGAWDYGPLGIELKNNIQKEWWKSMVYLHENVVGLDSAIFMRPEVWAASGHVDSFSDSLVDCRNCKNRFRVDFVDVSKDCPSCSAESSFTDPRNFNLMFKTNIGATKESSSEIYLRPETAQGIFVNFRNVLDSTRLKIPFGIAQVGKAFRNEIITKNFIFRTCEFEQMEMQFFVHPNQMDDWYYYWKQNRMNFFVETLGIKSDSLRFKEHGEDELAHYAKAAVDIEYEFPFGFQEIEGIHNRGDYDLTQHAKFCEKPKLFEYHDLTSGERYIPYVIETSLGLTRSVLMTLCDAYAQEELEGGDKRVVLRLHPKLAPYKVAILPLVKKDGLDDLARRVFMELSDDFYMFYDDSGTIGKRYRRQDEIGTPYCVTIDYDTMENRTVTLRERDRMTQVRISLDELYSYIRTEMLNYRGVSNR, via the coding sequence ATGACAAGAATAGAAGATATTATTGCACTTGCTAAAAGGAAGGGTTTTGTATTTCAATCCTCAGAAGTTTATGGAGGCCTTTCAGGGGCATGGGATTATGGGCCTTTGGGTATTGAGCTTAAAAATAATATACAAAAAGAATGGTGGAAGAGTATGGTTTACTTGCATGAAAATGTAGTAGGCTTGGATAGTGCTATTTTTATGAGGCCTGAAGTTTGGGCGGCCTCAGGGCATGTTGATAGTTTTTCAGACTCACTAGTTGATTGTAGAAATTGTAAAAATAGATTTAGAGTGGATTTTGTTGATGTGTCTAAGGATTGTCCTAGCTGTAGTGCAGAGAGTTCTTTTACAGATCCCCGAAATTTTAATCTAATGTTTAAAACTAATATTGGGGCTACAAAAGAGAGTTCGAGTGAAATTTATTTAAGGCCAGAGACGGCTCAGGGTATTTTTGTTAATTTTCGCAATGTATTGGACTCTACAAGACTTAAAATACCTTTTGGCATAGCTCAAGTTGGTAAAGCATTTAGGAATGAAATAATAACAAAAAATTTTATATTCAGAACTTGTGAATTTGAGCAAATGGAGATGCAGTTCTTTGTACATCCTAATCAGATGGATGACTGGTATTATTATTGGAAGCAAAATAGAATGAATTTTTTTGTGGAAACTCTTGGAATAAAATCGGATAGTCTTAGATTTAAGGAACATGGCGAGGATGAACTTGCTCATTATGCTAAAGCAGCTGTTGATATTGAATATGAATTTCCATTTGGTTTCCAGGAAATTGAAGGGATTCATAATAGGGGAGATTATGATTTGACTCAACACGCTAAGTTTTGTGAGAAGCCTAAATTATTTGAATACCATGATTTAACAAGTGGTGAGAGATATATTCCTTATGTTATTGAGACGTCTCTTGGGCTTACAAGGAGTGTTTTAATGACTCTTTGTGATGCTTATGCGCAGGAGGAACTTGAGGGAGGCGATAAACGAGTTGTCCTTCGCTTGCACCCTAAGCTTGCCCCTTATAAAGTTGCAATACTTCCTCTTGTAAAAAAGGATGGGCTTGATGATCTTGCTAGGAGGGTATTTATGGAGCTTAGCGATGATTTTTATATGTTTTATGATGACAGTGGTACAATTGGCAAAAGATACAGGCGTCAAGATGAAATTGGAACACCTTATTGTGTAACCATAGACTATGACACTATGGAAAATAGGACGGTTACTTTAAGAGAGAGAGATCGTATGACTCAGGTAAGAATTTCGCTTGATGAGTTATATTCATATATTAGGACTGAAATGTTAAATTATAGGGGAGTTTCAAATAGATGA
- a CDS encoding HD-GYP domain-containing protein: MQSLDELAKDVKVFSCMIEKDFLVWPKNSLVKPKHIELIEKWGLRGELYVKMNFFNESLMNKGNVLNNSEYDKESISNYHILISNLEEIYETCKKNKKIYYQDILPTAKKVIEFYKKNQKTFIKYIKIPKFLSDYHIVHSINTAILTVALGHEMNLNNHKTVELCTVALLHKIGFLFIPLKISEKQEKLSDKEFELIKKYPILGYKIVSATDFSNSICSTLLSHKENLDGSGYPKKLKSENISIESNIIGAASAYSAIILDKTYKKSLNSGASLIELIQDADKKFDKRVLKLIIKVLSQCPLDFIVELNDKSIAKIIKVNEKNLNYPYIKYIIKDDKVIPPSENQDQIKSIPKTETGIKKILSQNEIEFLLKKYSLKEI, from the coding sequence ATGCAAAGCCTTGATGAGTTGGCAAAAGATGTAAAGGTTTTTTCTTGTATGATAGAAAAAGATTTTTTAGTATGGCCTAAAAATTCTCTTGTCAAACCCAAACATATTGAATTAATCGAAAAATGGGGTTTAAGAGGTGAGCTTTACGTAAAAATGAACTTCTTTAATGAGTCCCTAATGAATAAAGGAAATGTACTGAACAATTCAGAATATGATAAAGAATCTATTTCAAACTATCATATACTAATAAGTAACTTAGAAGAAATATATGAAACTTGCAAAAAAAATAAAAAAATTTATTACCAAGATATCTTACCAACTGCAAAAAAGGTAATAGAATTTTATAAGAAAAATCAAAAAACATTTATAAAATACATAAAAATACCTAAATTCTTGTCTGACTATCATATTGTACACTCAATAAACACTGCAATATTAACAGTTGCACTTGGACATGAGATGAACTTAAACAACCACAAAACAGTTGAATTATGTACAGTAGCACTTCTTCACAAAATAGGATTTTTATTTATTCCTTTAAAGATAAGTGAAAAGCAAGAAAAGTTAAGTGATAAAGAGTTTGAACTAATCAAAAAGTACCCTATTCTTGGTTATAAAATTGTATCGGCAACTGATTTTTCTAATTCTATCTGCTCAACATTACTCAGCCATAAAGAAAACTTAGATGGATCAGGATACCCTAAAAAGCTTAAAAGCGAAAATATTAGCATTGAATCAAATATCATTGGTGCTGCTAGTGCATATAGTGCAATTATTTTAGATAAAACATATAAAAAATCCTTAAATTCTGGAGCATCTCTTATAGAGCTAATACAAGACGCAGATAAAAAATTTGATAAAAGGGTTTTAAAATTAATTATTAAAGTACTTTCTCAATGCCCACTAGATTTTATTGTGGAACTTAATGATAAATCAATTGCCAAAATAATAAAAGTTAATGAAAAGAATCTTAATTATCCTTACATCAAATATATAATAAAAGATGACAAAGTTATACCTCCTAGTGAAAACCAAGATCAGATCAAGTCAATACCCAAAACAGAGACGGGAATTAAAAAAATACTTAGCCAAAACGAAATAGAATTTCTTTTAAAAAAATATTCTTTAAAAGAAATATAA
- a CDS encoding AAA family ATPase, translating into MYNRRALNNLFFRSFLFFMERQHAVFTEEHVFHSLINDDKIKELLELCTLDFYNLEKILEEFFKKLPLRESSISDYAFKINDLYQEIIDTIFCYKKPYKIQEKDLLWVLIRKRQNTILDSLLKSGFNLSIFDKMIEVYDYLGSDVKLGLVDNKRTASTYVSDEEIDKNGGFDIFEEDHFRLESNNDSLDDSNFVKEFLVNVIDSLDPNLEQSPLIGREKELSKLIQVMLRRHKSNPILFGEPGVGKTILIQGLAYMIKEGRVPQELKGHEVYSLDIGKLISGTRYRGDLEDRVNKVLDFLYLKKKVILFIDEIHMIVGAGATSFSSIDISNLLKPILTLGKVKFIGATTEYEYKKFFLRDKALVRRFHSIELKEPRFEDTYLMLKGAKGQYEKYHNVEYTDEAIRASISMSCKYIKDRFLPDKAFDLLDELGAKFKLENNKKIITEDDVKDFVKSMVGMSIFNLDEHDDSLLVDLEHKIRENMIIDEDVLSDLILNIKLLKVKFLLENNTLGLFVFMSSSDLDKNKLSCILSEELKMPKFTLRMSEYGDFDGINRLIGPMYSSDSYDEPTKFFKFLSRSSSSIIFLSDFDKAHKRVKDFFFEGFNTGKFFDSFGRSVSLSDSIIIIDINIEHREFSSIGFKNEVTSARSLLEKRFSSLVLDLVDHIFFFRPLDEGDFEKVIKKEINNFIRILKEKAIEVFFEEDIIDYLKGKTYESGFGIKGVRKIIIKEIGSLLINEMIVKKIKKNDKIRVYLEGKMKYELL; encoded by the coding sequence GTGTATAACAGAAGAGCTTTAAATAATTTATTCTTTAGATCATTTCTGTTTTTTATGGAACGGCAACATGCTGTCTTTACAGAAGAACATGTTTTTCATAGTTTAATTAATGACGATAAGATTAAAGAATTGCTTGAGTTATGTACTCTCGATTTTTACAATCTTGAGAAAATATTAGAAGAGTTTTTTAAGAAACTTCCCTTAAGAGAATCTAGTATTTCAGATTATGCTTTCAAGATAAATGATTTGTATCAAGAAATAATTGATACAATTTTTTGTTATAAAAAACCATATAAAATACAGGAAAAAGATTTATTATGGGTATTAATTAGAAAAAGACAAAATACAATTTTAGATTCTTTACTAAAGTCGGGCTTTAATTTATCTATCTTTGATAAGATGATTGAAGTTTATGATTACTTAGGTTCAGATGTAAAGTTAGGATTAGTTGACAATAAAAGAACTGCCTCTACTTATGTTTCTGACGAAGAAATAGATAAAAATGGAGGTTTTGATATTTTTGAGGAAGACCATTTTAGATTAGAGAGCAATAATGATTCATTGGACGACAGTAATTTTGTTAAAGAATTTCTAGTAAATGTTATTGATAGTTTAGATCCAAATTTAGAGCAAAGCCCCTTGATTGGTCGAGAAAAAGAATTGAGTAAGTTGATTCAAGTAATGCTACGCAGGCATAAAAGTAATCCAATTTTGTTTGGAGAGCCTGGTGTTGGAAAAACGATATTAATTCAAGGACTTGCTTATATGATAAAAGAGGGTAGGGTACCTCAGGAGTTGAAGGGGCATGAGGTCTATTCTCTTGATATTGGTAAACTTATATCTGGAACTAGATACAGGGGAGATCTTGAGGATAGAGTAAATAAAGTTTTAGATTTTTTGTATTTAAAAAAAAAGGTAATTCTCTTTATAGATGAAATCCATATGATAGTTGGTGCTGGTGCCACCTCGTTTAGTAGCATAGATATTTCAAATTTATTGAAACCTATTTTGACTTTAGGGAAAGTGAAGTTTATAGGTGCTACTACGGAATATGAATATAAAAAGTTTTTCTTAAGAGATAAAGCTTTAGTAAGAAGGTTTCATAGCATAGAACTTAAGGAACCAAGATTTGAAGACACCTATCTTATGTTAAAGGGAGCTAAGGGACAGTATGAAAAATATCATAATGTAGAGTACACGGATGAGGCAATACGAGCTTCCATTTCTATGTCTTGTAAATATATTAAGGATAGATTTCTTCCAGACAAGGCTTTTGACTTGTTAGATGAACTTGGAGCTAAGTTTAAACTTGAGAATAATAAAAAAATAATCACTGAGGATGATGTTAAAGATTTTGTTAAATCTATGGTTGGTATGAGTATTTTTAATTTGGATGAACATGATGATAGTTTACTTGTTGATCTTGAACATAAAATAAGAGAGAACATGATAATTGATGAGGATGTTTTATCTGACTTGATATTGAATATAAAGCTTTTAAAGGTTAAATTTCTGCTTGAAAATAATACTCTTGGTCTTTTTGTTTTTATGAGCTCTTCTGATCTTGATAAGAATAAACTTTCATGTATTTTATCAGAAGAGCTTAAAATGCCTAAGTTTACCTTAAGGATGAGTGAATATGGTGATTTTGATGGTATTAATAGGTTAATAGGCCCTATGTATTCCTCTGATTCTTATGATGAACCTACTAAATTTTTTAAGTTTTTGAGTAGGTCTTCAAGTTCAATTATTTTTCTATCGGATTTTGATAAAGCTCATAAAAGGGTTAAAGATTTTTTTTTTGAAGGATTTAATACGGGAAAATTTTTTGATAGTTTTGGCAGAAGTGTTAGTTTGTCAGATAGCATAATAATAATAGATATTAATATAGAACATAGAGAATTTAGCAGTATTGGATTTAAAAATGAGGTAACAAGTGCCAGGAGTTTACTAGAGAAGAGATTTTCTTCTCTAGTTTTAGATTTGGTAGATCATATTTTTTTCTTCAGACCTTTGGATGAGGGTGATTTTGAAAAGGTTATTAAGAAAGAGATTAATAATTTTATTAGGATATTAAAGGAAAAGGCGATTGAAGTTTTTTTTGAAGAAGATATTATAGATTATTTAAAGGGTAAGACATATGAAAGTGGATTTGGAATTAAGGGTGTAAGGAAAATTATAATTAAGGAGATAGGAAGCTTGTTAATTAATGAAATGATTGTAAAAAAAATTAAAAAAAATGATAAAATTAGGGTCTATTTAGAGGGTAAGATGAAATATGAATTATTATGA
- the gltX gene encoding glutamate--tRNA ligase encodes MSVRVRYAPSPTGLQHIGGIRTALFNYFFAKSCGGKFLLRIEDTDQTRYFKEAEDDLYRSLEWLGIDFDEGPTCGGPYEPYVQSKRTEIYVEYAKKLVESGNAYYCYCTPERLERIRKIQTVNKMATGYDRHCRNLSEREIRDAISLGISPVIRFKIPLDGETSFNDILLNKVTWPNKDINPDPIILKSDGLPTYHLANVIDDYLMKVSHVLRAQEWVSSGPLHVLLYNAFGWTPPIYCHLPMVMGSDGQKLSKRHGATALRQFIEDGYLPEAIINYITLLGWSYDDKKEFFTKDEFQKLFCVEKINKSPAVFDYHKLDFFNSYYIREKEDEELASLLIPFLQRVAYIKEDIKPEDRETLILLIPLIKTRIRKLSEAINMLKFFYEDIKTWNLDEFLGKKKTSGDIYLILDKIKPILEGFETRELSDNEKVFNDFAKANNLKIGEVLLPIRIAVLGSKVSPPLFDSLKLLGKGKVFDRINLAQEFLKRHE; translated from the coding sequence TTGAGTGTAAGAGTTAGATATGCACCTTCTCCAACGGGTTTGCAACATATTGGAGGAATTAGAACAGCTTTATTTAATTATTTCTTTGCCAAGTCTTGTGGTGGGAAATTTTTACTTAGAATTGAAGATACAGACCAGACGAGATATTTTAAAGAAGCCGAAGATGATCTTTATCGGAGTTTAGAGTGGCTTGGGATTGATTTTGATGAGGGCCCTACTTGTGGGGGACCTTATGAACCTTATGTTCAGTCAAAGAGAACTGAAATATATGTTGAATATGCTAAAAAATTAGTTGAATCGGGAAATGCTTACTATTGTTATTGCACGCCGGAGAGGCTAGAAAGGATTAGGAAGATTCAAACTGTTAATAAGATGGCAACAGGGTATGACAGACATTGTAGAAATTTGAGTGAGAGAGAGATTCGGGATGCTATAAGTTTAGGAATTAGTCCTGTTATTAGATTTAAAATTCCTCTTGATGGAGAGACTAGTTTTAATGATATTTTACTTAACAAGGTAACATGGCCAAATAAGGATATTAATCCTGATCCTATTATTCTTAAGTCTGACGGACTACCAACTTATCATCTTGCTAATGTTATTGATGATTATTTAATGAAAGTTTCGCATGTCTTAAGAGCTCAGGAGTGGGTTTCTTCAGGCCCTTTACATGTACTTCTTTATAATGCTTTTGGATGGACTCCTCCCATTTATTGCCATCTTCCAATGGTGATGGGTAGTGATGGGCAAAAATTGAGTAAGAGGCATGGTGCTACAGCTTTAAGACAGTTTATTGAAGATGGGTATCTGCCAGAGGCTATTATTAATTACATTACTTTACTTGGTTGGTCTTATGATGATAAGAAGGAATTTTTTACAAAAGATGAATTTCAAAAATTATTTTGTGTTGAGAAGATAAATAAATCTCCTGCTGTTTTTGATTATCATAAATTAGATTTTTTTAATAGTTATTACATTAGAGAAAAGGAAGATGAGGAACTGGCTAGTCTTTTAATTCCTTTTTTGCAACGAGTTGCCTACATTAAAGAGGATATTAAACCTGAAGATAGGGAAACATTGATACTTTTAATTCCCCTCATAAAGACAAGGATTAGAAAGCTTAGCGAGGCTATAAATATGCTTAAGTTTTTTTATGAGGATATTAAAACATGGAATTTAGATGAGTTTTTAGGTAAGAAGAAAACATCGGGTGATATTTATTTGATTTTAGATAAGATTAAGCCAATATTAGAAGGTTTTGAAACAAGGGAATTGTCTGATAACGAAAAAGTGTTTAATGATTTTGCTAAGGCGAATAATCTGAAAATAGGTGAAGTCCTTCTTCCAATTAGAATTGCAGTTCTTGGCAGTAAGGTATCACCTCCTCTTTTTGATTCTTTAAAATTACTCGGAAAAGGTAAGGTTTTTGATAGAATAAACTTAGCACAAGAATTTTTGAAAAGACATGAATAA
- a CDS encoding PTS transporter subunit EIIB: MNEKAIKTSEHIVECFGGIVNIKEIDKDVTRIKILVDSNSLIKRENLTEDKNIIGTIKSNEFTEIVMNFEIIEDVYNNILYMMNEHTN; this comes from the coding sequence ATGAATGAAAAAGCAATAAAAACATCGGAACATATCGTAGAATGTTTTGGTGGTATTGTAAACATTAAAGAAATAGACAAAGATGTTACTAGAATCAAAATACTAGTTGACAGTAACTCTTTAATTAAAAGAGAAAATTTAACGGAAGATAAAAACATAATAGGCACAATTAAATCAAATGAATTTACAGAGATCGTAATGAATTTTGAAATAATTGAAGATGTTTACAATAATATTTTGTATATGATGAATGAGCACACAAATTAA
- the tyrS gene encoding tyrosine--tRNA ligase, translating into MNLALEILKKRGFLKQCTNLEALSELMDREKIVFYVGVDATFNSLHIGHLIPFMAMVHLQRQGHVPIALIGGGTTKIGDPSGKNEMRKILSKEDIEKNVNEIKKQLLRIVDFNSGYVLDNSEWLDSINYIEFLRDIGIHFSVNRMLGFETYKRRLDTGLSFIEFNYQLLQSYDFYMLNKIKNCSLQIGGDDQWGNIVSGVDLVRRKVGEEVFGLTFPLVTRSDGKKMGKSEKGAVYIDSEIYSVYDFYQYFRNIPDLDVKKFLYLFTFLEEAEIENISSFEGNLLNKAKETLAFEITKIVHGEESALRVASAASAAFKGDGDRANIPFFELGLDNLGEGILLIDLMILSKVVSSKSEARRLINSGGVYIDKLRIGEQDYFLTKDNFTNGEFEIRVGKKKVLRIIL; encoded by the coding sequence ATGAATCTTGCCTTGGAGATTTTAAAGAAGCGAGGATTCTTAAAACAGTGTACAAATCTAGAAGCTTTAAGTGAGTTGATGGATAGGGAAAAGATAGTTTTTTATGTGGGAGTTGATGCTACTTTTAATTCTCTTCATATTGGACATTTAATTCCTTTTATGGCAATGGTACATCTTCAAAGACAAGGACATGTTCCAATTGCTTTAATTGGTGGTGGTACTACAAAGATAGGCGATCCTTCTGGCAAGAATGAGATGAGGAAAATTTTATCAAAAGAGGATATAGAAAAAAATGTTAATGAGATAAAGAAACAGTTATTAAGAATAGTAGATTTTAATAGTGGCTATGTTCTTGATAATTCGGAATGGCTTGATAGTATTAATTATATTGAATTTTTAAGGGATATTGGAATTCATTTTTCTGTTAATCGTATGCTGGGGTTTGAGACTTATAAAAGAAGATTGGATACTGGCCTTTCATTTATTGAATTTAATTATCAACTTTTGCAATCTTATGATTTTTATATGCTCAATAAAATTAAGAATTGCAGTCTTCAGATTGGAGGGGATGATCAGTGGGGCAACATTGTTTCCGGAGTTGATTTAGTGAGAAGGAAAGTGGGGGAAGAGGTTTTTGGTCTCACATTTCCCCTTGTTACACGAAGTGATGGGAAAAAAATGGGAAAATCAGAAAAGGGAGCTGTTTATATTGACTCAGAGATTTACAGTGTTTATGATTTTTATCAATATTTTAGGAATATTCCGGATTTAGATGTTAAGAAATTTTTGTATCTATTTACTTTTTTAGAAGAGGCTGAGATTGAAAATATTTCAAGTTTTGAAGGAAATTTATTAAACAAAGCAAAAGAAACTTTGGCTTTTGAAATAACAAAGATTGTTCATGGAGAGGAGTCAGCATTAAGAGTCGCTTCCGCTGCCTCTGCTGCTTTTAAAGGAGATGGAGACAGGGCCAATATCCCTTTTTTTGAGTTAGGGTTAGATAATTTGGGAGAAGGAATTTTATTGATTGATTTAATGATTCTTTCAAAAGTTGTATCTAGTAAGTCAGAAGCTAGGAGATTAATTAATTCAGGTGGAGTTTATATAGATAAATTAAGAATAGGAGAACAAGATTATTTTCTTACTAAGGATAATTTTACTAATGGTGAGTTTGAAATTAGAGTAGGTAAGAAAAAAGTTTTAAGAATTATTTTATAG